From one Lactiplantibacillus paraplantarum genomic stretch:
- a CDS encoding helix-turn-helix domain-containing protein, whose translation MDKQLDELLHQLTDVEKIQQQTHEYVQDLPDDTIDASSDDYIHLNNRHFFRNKDIYVSKHNRYARYPLHTHQFLELNYMYSGHCVQYIDGKQVTLNSGDVVLLNKGSSHSLEALGDNDILINILFRNKSIHLDLLDKLYDSDSVLFNFLMNTTTRNQTEPLYILFKKHGNSDVTHIINTVLSEYFFSRKFSNQIISSYLPILLITLVRDYQSEIINKSKQRLNDPVMLTVLKDIEKGYATVSLQSVAKELNYNRYYLSNLIKKKTGSTFTELLNQQKLLQAQLLITSTKLPISQIIRQVGFSNKNYFYSKYQEKYGHLPTETRNNK comes from the coding sequence TTGGATAAACAATTAGATGAGTTATTACATCAATTAACAGATGTTGAGAAAATTCAACAACAGACACATGAGTATGTTCAAGACTTACCAGATGATACGATAGATGCCAGTAGCGATGACTATATTCACTTAAATAATCGACATTTTTTTAGAAATAAGGATATTTATGTTAGTAAGCACAATCGTTATGCTAGGTATCCGTTGCACACGCATCAATTTTTGGAACTTAATTATATGTATTCGGGACACTGTGTTCAATATATTGATGGCAAACAAGTCACGTTGAACTCTGGGGATGTCGTTTTGCTGAATAAAGGAAGCTCACATAGTTTGGAGGCGCTTGGAGATAACGATATTTTAATTAACATCCTTTTTCGTAATAAATCGATTCATCTAGATTTGCTAGACAAATTGTATGATTCAGATAGTGTGTTGTTTAACTTTTTGATGAATACAACTACGCGAAATCAAACTGAACCATTATACATTTTGTTCAAGAAGCATGGTAATTCAGATGTTACCCATATAATTAACACAGTATTATCGGAGTATTTCTTTTCTAGAAAATTCTCAAATCAGATAATCAGCAGTTACTTACCGATCTTACTTATTACTTTAGTGAGGGACTATCAAAGCGAAATTATTAATAAGTCCAAGCAACGATTAAATGATCCAGTAATGCTAACGGTTTTGAAAGATATAGAAAAAGGTTATGCAACGGTGTCACTCCAATCGGTTGCCAAGGAATTAAACTATAATCGGTATTATCTGAGTAACTTAATTAAGAAAAAAACAGGGAGCACGTTTACAGAACTGTTAAATCAGCAAAAGCTACTTCAAGCACAGTTGTTAATCACTTCTACAAAATTGCCGATATCACAGATTATTCGACAAGTGGGTTTTTCAAATAAAAATTATTTCTATAGTAAGTATCAGGAAAAGTACGGGCACTTACCGACAGAAACTCGAAATAACAAATAA
- a CDS encoding sugar phosphate isomerase/epimerase family protein: MQIGIRAHDIHIFDNPEKLAISLKEHDFHYVQFAPRVSLSELTHGGTKINFGLGNRVKQAFDKQGIKIAVLGCYINIIDPDLTKREQVLTQFKKYLSLAHSFGTELVATETGSVDPTFRKTPNNFTPIKISETINVIHDLVTTAEKTGTLIGIEPGVNHPIYSLEVTKELLQAIPSPNLQIILDPGSLIMNPDDDPVQILKRGIHDFGERIYAYHIKDYIYHDNHIEITPIGAGQANIESMLQTINAEQPNAYVIADELSANKIEVSLTRLQTMAQRI, translated from the coding sequence ATGCAAATTGGTATTCGAGCACATGATATTCATATTTTTGATAACCCAGAGAAACTAGCAATCAGCCTTAAAGAACACGATTTTCATTATGTTCAATTCGCACCTCGTGTCTCACTTTCCGAGCTTACCCACGGTGGTACCAAAATCAATTTTGGCTTAGGAAATCGAGTGAAGCAAGCATTCGATAAGCAAGGCATTAAAATTGCAGTCTTGGGCTGTTATATTAACATTATTGATCCGGACTTAACTAAACGCGAACAGGTACTCACTCAATTCAAAAAGTATCTCTCATTAGCTCACTCTTTTGGTACCGAATTAGTCGCCACAGAAACCGGTAGTGTCGATCCAACTTTTCGTAAAACGCCGAACAATTTTACACCAATCAAAATTTCAGAGACTATCAATGTGATTCATGATTTAGTTACCACCGCAGAGAAAACTGGCACATTAATCGGTATTGAACCTGGCGTTAACCACCCCATCTATTCACTTGAAGTCACTAAAGAATTACTTCAAGCAATTCCGTCACCTAATCTTCAAATCATTTTAGATCCTGGCTCACTTATCATGAACCCTGATGATGACCCAGTCCAAATTCTAAAGCGAGGGATTCACGACTTCGGTGAAAGAATTTATGCTTATCATATTAAGGACTATATCTATCATGATAACCACATTGAAATCACGCCCATTGGTGCTGGCCAAGCTAACATCGAAAGTATGTTACAAACTATCAATGCGGAGCAACCCAATGCATATGTAATTGCTGACGAACTGTCTGCAAATAAAATTGAGGTATCGTTAACACGACTACAAACAATGGCACAAAGAATTTAA
- a CDS encoding SGNH/GDSL hydrolase family protein has protein sequence MTHSNPLNGKLLYAFGSSIVNGHLANTGFVEDIALDNHMSYRKFAVNGATTRTSDPNNILKQIKNAPSIIPDFIIFDSWANDAYAEIANDPNQFGEIATGFDSVLHSTTYCGGLETICKTLISKYPGTQFILLATHKTPARKLDVQEKMYQAALQICHKWSFNLIDLYNSGSFNTFIKEYQYNYSYDVVDSNGGNHAYGGSGTHPNADGYRTFYDPIITNKLLSLCSQSN, from the coding sequence ATGACTCATTCCAATCCGCTGAATGGAAAATTACTATATGCTTTTGGCTCTAGTATTGTAAATGGGCACTTAGCCAACACTGGCTTCGTGGAAGATATCGCCCTTGATAACCATATGTCATATCGCAAATTTGCAGTGAATGGTGCAACTACTCGTACAAGCGATCCCAATAATATCTTAAAACAAATCAAAAACGCACCTAGCATTATCCCTGACTTTATTATTTTTGATTCTTGGGCTAATGATGCTTATGCTGAAATTGCCAACGATCCTAATCAATTTGGTGAAATAGCGACTGGCTTTGATTCAGTATTGCATTCAACAACGTATTGCGGCGGCCTGGAAACAATTTGCAAAACATTAATATCCAAATACCCAGGCACACAATTTATTTTACTAGCAACGCATAAAACGCCTGCGCGTAAATTAGATGTTCAAGAAAAAATGTACCAAGCTGCCTTACAAATTTGCCACAAATGGTCATTTAATTTGATTGACCTATACAACTCAGGTAGCTTTAACACTTTCATCAAAGAGTATCAGTATAACTATTCATATGATGTCGTTGACAGCAATGGGGGCAATCACGCATATGGTGGCTCTGGTACTCACCCAAATGCAGATGGTTATCGAACTTTTTACGACCCAATCATTACTAATAAATTGTTATCGCTCTGTAGTCAATCAAATTGA
- the tnpB gene encoding IS66 family insertion sequence element accessory protein TnpB (TnpB, as the term is used for proteins encoded by IS66 family insertion elements, is considered an accessory protein, since TnpC, encoded by a neighboring gene, is a DDE family transposase.) produces the protein MIIDTSQISQIYLVCGKTDLRKGIDGLAGIVQEQYDLDPYSHALYLFCGTRKDRFKALYWDGDGFLLLYKRLENGHLQWPTNQLAIRRLDPRQLVRLLSGWALDATVHKVCPPGH, from the coding sequence ATGATCATTGATACCAGCCAAATCAGCCAAATCTACCTGGTTTGTGGCAAGACAGATTTGCGCAAAGGTATTGATGGACTCGCGGGAATCGTTCAGGAACAATATGACTTAGACCCATACTCGCATGCACTATATCTCTTTTGTGGCACACGCAAAGACCGCTTCAAAGCCCTGTATTGGGATGGTGATGGCTTCCTATTACTGTACAAGCGGTTAGAAAATGGCCATTTACAATGGCCAACCAATCAACTCGCGATTCGCAGATTAGATCCACGGCAGCTAGTTCGCTTGTTGAGTGGTTGGGCGTTAGATGCGACTGTTCATAAA